Proteins encoded by one window of Marixanthomonas sp. SCSIO 43207:
- the msrA gene encoding peptide-methionine (S)-S-oxide reductase MsrA, with product MNTNIQKIVFAGGCFWCTEAVFQRIKGVEKVVPGFSGGQIKNPAYREVITGRTGHAEAVEVTFNSDIVTLQTLLEVFFSTHDPTTLNKQGNDVGTQYRSAIYFTTEEQKNVIEAFLKLLNDKNIFKNPIVTEIKPFTAFYEAEVDHHEYYNLNKEQPYCQYIINPKINTLHTHFSDKLKTT from the coding sequence ATGAATACCAATATTCAAAAAATTGTATTTGCTGGAGGTTGTTTTTGGTGTACCGAAGCTGTTTTTCAGCGTATAAAGGGAGTTGAAAAAGTTGTACCCGGGTTTTCGGGAGGGCAGATTAAAAACCCTGCTTATCGCGAAGTTATCACCGGTCGTACCGGCCACGCCGAGGCTGTAGAGGTTACTTTTAATAGCGATATTGTAACGTTACAAACATTGCTAGAGGTCTTTTTTTCAACTCACGATCCAACAACATTAAATAAACAAGGTAACGATGTAGGTACACAATATAGAAGCGCTATTTATTTTACTACAGAAGAACAAAAAAATGTAATTGAGGCCTTTTTAAAACTTTTGAATGATAAAAACATTTTCAAAAACCCAATTGTGACTGAAATAAAACCATTTACAGCCTTTTATGAAGCCGAAGTAGATCATCACGAGTATTACAACCTAAACAAAGAACAACCTTACTGTCAATATATTATCAATCCAAAAATTAATACATTGCATACCCATTTTTCAGATAAACTAAAAACTACCTAA
- a CDS encoding ABC transporter ATP-binding protein: MIKAENLHKYYDELHVLKGVDLHIKKGEIVSIVGASGAGKTTLLQILGTLDTSEKNEGTLHINNVNVKTLKRKELAKFRNENLGFIFQFHQLLPEFTALENVCIPAFIKKTPKTEAEKRAKELLSFLGLSDRINHKPNELSGGEQQRVAVARALINNPAIILADEPSGNLDTESAENLHNLFFKLRDEFGQTFVIVTHNEELAEMADRKLEMQDGKILR, from the coding sequence ATGATTAAAGCTGAAAACTTACATAAATATTATGATGAACTCCACGTTCTTAAAGGAGTTGATCTTCACATAAAAAAAGGAGAAATTGTTTCTATTGTAGGAGCTTCGGGAGCAGGTAAAACTACCTTGTTGCAAATTTTAGGAACGTTGGACACTTCAGAAAAAAATGAAGGCACACTTCATATCAACAACGTAAATGTAAAAACGTTGAAACGAAAAGAATTGGCAAAATTCAGAAATGAAAATTTAGGTTTTATTTTTCAGTTTCACCAATTACTACCCGAGTTTACAGCCTTAGAGAATGTTTGTATACCTGCCTTTATAAAAAAAACACCCAAAACCGAAGCCGAAAAAAGAGCCAAAGAACTCCTTTCTTTTCTTGGGCTCAGTGATAGGATAAACCATAAACCCAATGAGCTTTCTGGCGGTGAGCAACAACGTGTTGCAGTAGCAAGAGCGTTAATCAACAATCCGGCAATTATTCTGGCCGATGAGCCTAGTGGAAATCTAGATACAGAAAGTGCAGAAAACTTACATAATTTATTTTTCAAGCTTCGGGATGAGTTTGGTCAAACGTTTGTAATTGTTACTCATAATGAGGAATTGGCCGAAATGGCAGACCGTAAACTTGAAATGCAAGACGGAAAAATTTTACGATAG
- a CDS encoding TIGR02757 family protein, with translation MRKAELKRFLDEKAAYYNQPLFIESDPIQIPHQFSKKEDIEIAAFLVATIAWGNRKSIIKNGTRLMQLMGQAPYDFVTHFSEEKDAENLKTFVHRTFNGYDLIYFIKALQHIYKNHNGLEGVFSTFSEEENLQPAIHHFKKVFFSLPHLKRTEKHVSDPLKNSAAKRINMFLRWMVRNDSTGVDFGIWKSLSASQLSCPLDVHSGRVARSLSLLKRKQNDAKAVEELDKSLRKLDAKDPVKYDFALFGLGVFEAF, from the coding sequence ATGCGAAAAGCAGAATTAAAAAGATTTTTAGACGAAAAAGCTGCTTACTACAATCAACCTCTCTTTATTGAAAGTGATCCTATACAAATTCCGCATCAATTTTCTAAAAAAGAAGATATAGAAATTGCTGCTTTCCTAGTCGCAACTATTGCTTGGGGCAATAGAAAAAGTATTATAAAAAATGGTACTAGATTAATGCAATTGATGGGGCAAGCACCCTATGATTTTGTTACTCATTTTTCTGAAGAAAAAGATGCTGAAAACCTAAAAACCTTTGTTCATCGTACATTTAACGGGTATGATTTAATTTATTTTATAAAAGCATTACAGCATATTTATAAAAACCATAACGGTCTGGAAGGTGTTTTTTCAACCTTTTCTGAAGAAGAAAATCTACAACCGGCAATTCATCATTTCAAAAAAGTATTTTTCAGTTTACCACATTTAAAACGTACTGAAAAACACGTAAGTGATCCGTTAAAAAATTCTGCAGCAAAACGCATCAATATGTTTTTACGCTGGATGGTGCGTAACGATAGTACCGGTGTTGATTTTGGTATTTGGAAAAGCTTATCTGCTTCTCAATTATCATGTCCGCTAGATGTGCATAGTGGCAGAGTGGCAAGAAGTCTTTCTTTATTAAAACGAAAACAGAATGACGCCAAAGCTGTAGAAGAATTAGACAAATCACTTAGAAAACTAGATGCTAAAGATCCTGTAAAGTATGATTTTGCCTTATTTGGCCTAGGTGTTTTTGAAGCTTTCTAA
- a CDS encoding ATP-binding protein codes for MLDTLPEKDFDTITTLTASICDTPISLITLMDADRNFIKSHHGIDITESPRDISFCGHAIVDDADIFIVPDTHKDDRFHDNPIVNDQKVRFYAGVTLYNHEGYALGTLCVFDTQPRELNDKQIHALKALASQVINLLEERKKNFTLQKLQAELKENNEQLKNFAGIISHDMKMPLANMIVTSDILKKKYSQFIDEQGQEYLDYLKQSSFTLSEYITGLLEHYESDKTVEKSYEEFDTHHLFEEIVELLNISVDCELNLPEKNLEVSCNRVALEQILINLIGNSLKYNDKDKIVIDIKCYKKDGMLYISVSDNGVGIPKEKLTEVFELFKTVGTLDRNGKKGNGIGLSTVKKLVTNLGGDITVSSKIGEGTTFEFSIECL; via the coding sequence ATGCTGGATACCCTTCCAGAAAAGGATTTTGACACGATTACTACTTTGACGGCGAGTATTTGCGACACGCCTATATCTCTTATTACCTTAATGGATGCTGACCGAAATTTTATAAAGTCACATCACGGTATAGATATTACAGAATCACCTAGAGATATTTCATTTTGCGGTCATGCTATTGTAGATGATGCCGATATTTTTATTGTGCCAGACACTCATAAAGATGATCGATTTCATGACAACCCAATTGTAAATGATCAAAAAGTGCGGTTTTATGCGGGAGTTACCTTGTACAATCACGAGGGCTACGCATTGGGTACTTTATGTGTTTTTGACACACAACCTAGAGAGTTGAATGACAAACAAATTCACGCATTAAAAGCACTAGCGTCACAAGTAATAAATCTTCTTGAAGAGAGAAAGAAAAATTTTACATTACAAAAACTTCAAGCTGAGCTAAAAGAAAACAACGAACAACTTAAAAATTTTGCCGGAATCATTTCTCATGATATGAAAATGCCATTGGCAAATATGATTGTTACTTCAGATATTTTGAAGAAAAAATACAGTCAATTTATAGATGAACAAGGGCAAGAATATTTAGATTACCTAAAACAATCTTCTTTTACACTTAGTGAATACATTACAGGATTACTAGAACATTATGAAAGTGATAAAACGGTTGAAAAATCATATGAAGAGTTTGATACCCATCACCTTTTTGAAGAGATTGTTGAGTTATTAAACATAAGCGTTGATTGTGAATTAAATCTACCCGAGAAAAACCTTGAAGTATCTTGTAATAGAGTTGCACTAGAGCAAATATTAATAAACCTTATCGGTAACTCATTGAAGTACAATGATAAAGATAAAATTGTTATTGATATTAAATGTTACAAAAAAGACGGAATGCTTTACATAAGTGTTTCAGATAATGGTGTTGGGATTCCCAAAGAAAAACTTACTGAAGTTTTTGAATTATTTAAAACAGTAGGAACTTTAGATAGAAATGGTAAAAAAGGAAACGGGATAGGTTTATCAACTGTGAAAAAACTTGTGACCAATTTGGGTGGCGATATTACAGTTTCTTCAAAAATAGGAGAAGGTACAACCTTTGAGTTTTCAATTGAGTGTTTGTAA
- a CDS encoding BatA domain-containing protein: MQFKHPELLYALFLLLIPILIHLFQLRRFKKVDFTNVAFLKKVTIQTRKSSQLKKWITLLLRLLALACIIIAFAQPFTATKTALNTEKETVIYIDNSFSLQAKGANGPLLTRALQDLYELKIDAETLSWFTNTETRKNVSVQDFKSEILSVDYSSNQLALSEVVLKANQLFSPSNASEKRLILVSDFQQQERFPEIPENVTINTVALQPVNTNNISIDSVFIASKTGKNIQLKALVSATGNTPEGVALSLYKNSDLVAKTAIDFSNSNENSATFDIENTSEFNGTLELMDANLIYDNKLYFSINSPKKIKVLAINEAESGYLERLFNQDEFEFTQQTQNTLSYNEIPNQDFIILNELTAIPASLTSAIQSFTNAGGTMVLIPSPNAKLDDYNNLLTNLGMGRFTNKISTEKQITQIVFDHPLYQDVFEKQVVNFQYPTVQSYYQTATNARAVLKFEDGNPFIFQKNNTYAFSAPINTENANFQSSPLIVPTLYNMALQSLALPKLYYTIDVQNSFDVPVQLMEDQILEIKDSATAFIPLQQTKANKVTITTTEEPSNAGIYTITNKNEAVSKISYNYNRAESNLQYITIDNWEGVTTTTSIASLLDDIQEQNNINSFWKWFLIFAILFLILEMLVLKFIK, from the coding sequence ATGCAGTTTAAACATCCAGAACTTCTTTACGCCCTATTTTTACTGCTTATTCCTATATTAATTCATCTTTTTCAGCTTCGGCGTTTTAAAAAAGTTGATTTTACAAATGTTGCTTTCTTAAAAAAAGTGACCATACAAACGCGTAAAAGCTCTCAACTTAAAAAATGGATTACACTTTTATTGCGACTTCTAGCACTTGCTTGTATTATTATAGCATTTGCACAGCCTTTTACCGCTACAAAAACTGCTTTAAACACAGAAAAAGAAACAGTAATCTATATTGATAACTCTTTTAGTTTGCAAGCTAAAGGTGCCAATGGTCCTTTGCTTACTAGAGCTTTACAAGATTTGTATGAACTTAAAATAGACGCTGAAACGCTAAGTTGGTTTACCAACACTGAAACTAGAAAAAATGTTTCAGTTCAAGATTTTAAAAGTGAAATACTTTCAGTTGATTATTCTTCAAATCAATTAGCACTTTCTGAAGTTGTACTAAAAGCCAATCAACTTTTTTCACCTTCAAATGCTTCAGAAAAAAGGCTGATTCTTGTCTCAGATTTTCAGCAACAAGAACGTTTCCCTGAAATACCTGAAAATGTGACAATAAACACTGTTGCATTACAACCAGTAAACACAAATAATATTTCAATAGATTCGGTTTTTATTGCTTCAAAAACCGGGAAAAACATTCAACTTAAGGCACTTGTTTCTGCTACCGGAAATACTCCTGAAGGTGTTGCGCTATCACTGTATAAAAATTCAGATTTAGTTGCAAAAACGGCCATAGATTTTTCAAATTCTAATGAAAATTCAGCAACTTTTGACATTGAAAACACATCTGAATTTAATGGTACTCTAGAATTAATGGATGCAAATTTAATTTATGATAATAAGTTGTATTTCAGCATTAATTCACCAAAAAAGATAAAAGTTTTGGCCATTAACGAAGCAGAATCTGGTTATTTAGAGCGCTTGTTTAATCAGGATGAATTTGAGTTTACACAACAAACTCAAAATACATTAAGCTATAATGAAATTCCCAATCAAGATTTTATCATCCTTAATGAGCTTACAGCCATTCCAGCATCATTGACTAGTGCCATACAATCTTTTACAAATGCAGGCGGAACAATGGTACTTATCCCCTCTCCAAATGCTAAACTTGATGATTATAACAACTTGCTGACCAATTTGGGAATGGGACGTTTTACCAATAAAATTTCTACAGAAAAGCAGATTACTCAAATTGTTTTTGACCATCCGTTATATCAAGATGTATTTGAAAAACAAGTTGTTAATTTTCAATATCCAACTGTACAATCTTATTATCAAACTGCTACAAATGCAAGAGCAGTCTTAAAATTTGAAGACGGTAATCCATTTATATTTCAGAAGAATAACACCTATGCTTTTAGCGCTCCTATAAACACTGAAAATGCAAATTTTCAAAGTTCACCATTGATAGTTCCTACACTGTATAATATGGCATTGCAGAGCTTGGCTTTGCCAAAATTATATTACACAATTGATGTACAAAACTCTTTTGATGTACCGGTTCAATTAATGGAAGATCAAATTCTAGAAATTAAAGATAGCGCAACAGCTTTTATACCACTTCAACAAACAAAAGCAAATAAAGTAACCATTACTACTACTGAAGAGCCTTCTAATGCCGGAATATATACAATAACAAACAAAAACGAAGCTGTGTCAAAAATAAGTTACAATTACAACCGCGCCGAAAGTAACTTGCAATATATAACTATTGATAATTGGGAAGGAGTAACAACTACAACTTCTATTGCTTCACTTTTGGACGATATACAAGAACAAAATAATATTAATAGCTTTTGGAAATGGTTTCTTATTTTTGCTATACTATTTCTAATACTAGAAATGCTAGTATTAAAATTTATTAAATAA
- a CDS encoding dihydroorotase family protein, producing MDILIKSATIIDPQSAHHNTKRDILIEKGVIKKIAASINTHNNVKEISLENLHISQGWFDSSVSFGEPGYEERETIDNGLKTAAESGFTNIALNANLLPVTDSKSTIQFLTSQAKNNAVSLYPIGALTVKSESKDLAELFDMHSEGAVSFYDYKKPITNANLLKIALQYAQNFDGLVQSFPLDVSVSKNGMMNEGVNSTKLGLKGIPSFSEELQVARDLYILEYTGGKLHIPTISTKKSVQLIKEAKKQGLDVTCSVAVSNLFLTDDLLEGFETQYKLLPPLRTKEDTKALLKALKEGVIDGVTSDHNPIDIENKKTEFDHAKFGSIGLESCFGALQSLLPTEIAISALSNLKERFNIPFETIEEGNRANITFFNPDVAWTFAEKDIISTSKNAAFINQKLKGKAYGVFANNKLVLKK from the coding sequence ATGGATATACTTATAAAATCTGCAACCATAATAGATCCTCAAAGTGCGCATCACAATACAAAAAGGGATATACTTATAGAGAAAGGGGTTATTAAAAAAATTGCTGCAAGTATAAACACCCACAACAATGTAAAAGAAATAAGCTTAGAAAATTTGCATATTTCTCAAGGATGGTTCGATAGTAGTGTATCCTTTGGTGAACCGGGTTATGAAGAGCGAGAAACTATTGATAATGGACTTAAAACAGCTGCCGAAAGTGGTTTTACCAACATAGCCTTAAATGCAAATTTGCTTCCGGTTACCGACAGCAAATCAACAATTCAGTTTTTAACATCACAAGCTAAAAATAATGCTGTATCACTCTACCCTATTGGGGCTTTGACTGTAAAAAGTGAAAGTAAAGATTTGGCCGAATTATTTGATATGCACAGTGAAGGCGCTGTTTCATTTTATGATTATAAAAAACCCATTACCAATGCCAATTTATTAAAAATAGCATTGCAATACGCTCAAAATTTTGACGGTCTTGTTCAAAGCTTTCCGCTAGATGTTTCAGTTTCAAAAAACGGTATGATGAATGAGGGTGTAAATAGTACAAAGCTGGGGTTAAAAGGTATTCCTTCTTTTTCTGAAGAATTACAAGTAGCTCGTGATCTTTATATTTTAGAATACACTGGAGGAAAATTACATATCCCGACAATTTCTACCAAAAAATCAGTTCAACTCATTAAAGAGGCAAAAAAGCAAGGACTAGATGTTACGTGTAGTGTAGCTGTATCAAATTTATTCTTAACCGATGATTTACTTGAAGGGTTTGAAACTCAATATAAACTCCTGCCACCGTTGCGAACTAAAGAAGATACAAAAGCCTTACTAAAAGCTCTAAAAGAAGGTGTTATTGATGGGGTAACAAGTGACCACAACCCTATTGATATTGAAAACAAAAAAACTGAATTTGACCATGCGAAATTTGGTAGTATTGGTTTGGAAAGTTGTTTTGGTGCCTTACAGAGCCTATTGCCTACAGAAATTGCTATATCTGCTTTAAGCAACCTTAAAGAACGCTTTAATATACCTTTTGAAACAATTGAAGAAGGCAATCGAGCCAACATTACCTTCTTTAATCCAGATGTAGCGTGGACTTTTGCAGAAAAAGATATTATTTCAACCTCAAAAAATGCAGCTTTTATCAATCAAAAACTTAAAGGAAAAGCCTACGGTGTTTTTGCTAATAACAAACTAGTGCTGAAAAAATAA
- a CDS encoding alpha/beta hydrolase, whose amino-acid sequence MEKQKLQLQHNFKPAKNTSEKHPAIIMLHGFGSDENDLFSFAGELPDTYSVISLKAPIPMQPYGNAWYNIYFDNTDGKFSDTDQAIASRDLIANCIDEIIENYNIDKNQVTLLGFSQGTILSFAVALSYPHKVKNVIGLSGYINEDILKKGYTENDFSTLNVYTSHGSVDQVIPVDWARKTKPFLENLNIKTSYSEFPVGHGVAPQNFQELKDWLQKHT is encoded by the coding sequence ATGGAAAAGCAAAAATTACAGTTACAGCATAACTTTAAACCGGCTAAAAATACTTCAGAAAAACATCCTGCTATTATTATGCTTCACGGCTTTGGAAGTGATGAGAATGATTTATTTTCATTTGCAGGAGAATTACCTGATACATACTCTGTAATTTCATTAAAAGCTCCTATACCTATGCAACCCTACGGAAATGCCTGGTATAATATTTATTTTGACAATACCGATGGGAAATTTAGTGATACAGATCAAGCAATTGCCTCTCGTGATCTAATTGCAAACTGTATTGACGAAATTATCGAAAACTACAACATTGATAAAAATCAAGTTACACTACTGGGTTTTAGTCAAGGAACTATTTTAAGTTTTGCCGTAGCATTAAGCTATCCTCATAAAGTAAAAAATGTAATTGGTTTGAGTGGTTATATCAATGAAGATATACTGAAAAAAGGATATACTGAGAATGATTTCAGTACATTAAACGTTTATACATCACACGGAAGTGTAGATCAAGTAATCCCGGTAGATTGGGCTCGTAAAACAAAACCTTTTTTAGAAAACCTAAACATTAAAACCAGTTATTCTGAATTTCCTGTAGGGCACGGTGTTGCCCCTCAAAATTTTCAGGAATTAAAAGATTGGCTTCAAAAACATACTTAG